The proteins below come from a single Flavobacterium lindanitolerans genomic window:
- a CDS encoding NADP-dependent isocitrate dehydrogenase, with protein MSDKAKISYTITDEAPMLATHSFLPIVKAFTAPAGITVETKDISLAGRIIANLSDFLTPEQKINDNLADLGKLATTPEANIIKLPNISASVPQLKEAIKELQAQGYNLPEFPENPQTDEEKAIKAKYAKVLGSAVNPVLREGNSDRRAPKAVKNYAKKHPHSMGAWSADSKTHVASMSEGDFYGSEKSVTIKDSDTFKIEFVGNDGTTKLLKDTSPLKAGEIIDSSVMSMKALKSFISKEIEDTKAKGVLFSVHLKATMMKVSDPIIFGAIVDVFFAPVFEKYKDLFAELGIDTKNGLGDVYAKIAGHPKQAEIEAALNAVYENGPAIAMVNSDKGITNLHVPSDVIVDASMPAMIRTSGQMWNKDGKGQDTKAIIPDRSYAGVYVATIDFCKKNGAFDPRTMGSVPNVGLMAQAAEEYGSHDKTFQMTADGTVKVINSKGEILTEQKVEKGDIFRMCQVKDAPIQDWVKLAVNRARLSDTPAIFWLDENRAHDRQLIEKVKLYLKDHDTNGLDIKIMNPVEATKLSLERIKDGKDTISVTGNVLRDYLTDLFPILELGTSAKMLSIVPLMNGGGLFETGAGGSAPKHVEQFIEEGYLRWDSLGEVLALGASLEHLGQTLNNSKALVLSETLDQATEKFLDNDKSPARKVGQIDNRGSHFYIALYWAQALAAQNKDAELKATFTEIAKELTDNEAKINEELIGAQGKHQEIGGYYKPDFNLTDKAMRPSETLNKALAKLA; from the coding sequence ATGTCAGATAAAGCTAAGATTTCTTATACAATTACGGACGAAGCTCCGATGCTTGCTACCCACTCATTCTTACCAATCGTAAAGGCCTTCACTGCTCCGGCAGGAATTACTGTTGAAACCAAAGATATTTCACTGGCCGGAAGAATCATCGCCAACCTTTCAGACTTTCTTACACCGGAACAGAAAATCAATGATAATCTTGCCGACCTTGGAAAACTGGCCACAACACCAGAAGCAAACATTATCAAATTACCTAACATTTCAGCTTCGGTTCCTCAATTGAAAGAAGCCATCAAAGAATTACAGGCACAAGGATATAACCTTCCTGAATTTCCTGAAAACCCTCAGACAGACGAAGAAAAAGCTATCAAGGCTAAATATGCTAAAGTACTTGGTTCTGCTGTAAACCCGGTTCTCCGTGAAGGAAACTCTGACAGAAGAGCTCCAAAAGCAGTAAAGAATTATGCTAAAAAACACCCGCATTCTATGGGTGCCTGGAGCGCAGATTCAAAAACCCACGTAGCCAGCATGAGCGAAGGTGATTTTTATGGAAGTGAAAAATCCGTAACTATCAAGGATTCCGATACTTTCAAAATTGAATTCGTAGGTAATGACGGCACTACAAAATTATTAAAAGACACTTCTCCGCTAAAAGCCGGAGAAATTATCGATAGCTCAGTAATGAGCATGAAAGCATTAAAAAGCTTTATCTCTAAAGAAATTGAAGATACCAAAGCAAAAGGTGTTTTATTTTCTGTACACTTAAAGGCAACGATGATGAAGGTTTCTGACCCGATTATCTTCGGAGCCATCGTAGATGTTTTCTTTGCTCCTGTTTTTGAAAAATACAAAGACCTGTTTGCAGAACTTGGCATCGATACTAAAAACGGATTGGGTGATGTATACGCAAAAATTGCCGGACATCCGAAACAGGCAGAAATAGAAGCCGCCCTGAATGCAGTTTATGAAAACGGGCCTGCTATTGCTATGGTAAATTCTGATAAAGGAATTACCAACCTGCACGTTCCTTCTGACGTAATCGTTGACGCCTCTATGCCGGCTATGATTCGTACTTCAGGACAAATGTGGAACAAAGACGGAAAAGGACAGGACACAAAAGCAATCATTCCGGACCGTTCTTATGCCGGTGTTTATGTTGCTACTATCGACTTCTGCAAGAAAAACGGGGCTTTTGACCCAAGAACAATGGGAAGCGTTCCAAACGTAGGTTTGATGGCACAGGCCGCAGAAGAATATGGTTCGCATGACAAGACTTTCCAGATGACAGCAGATGGAACCGTAAAAGTCATTAACTCAAAAGGAGAAATCCTGACAGAACAAAAAGTAGAAAAAGGCGATATTTTCAGAATGTGCCAGGTAAAAGACGCTCCAATTCAGGACTGGGTAAAACTGGCTGTAAACAGAGCCAGATTATCTGACACTCCTGCTATTTTCTGGTTGGATGAAAACAGAGCCCATGACAGACAGTTAATCGAAAAAGTAAAACTTTACTTAAAAGACCACGATACAAACGGATTGGACATTAAAATTATGAATCCGGTTGAAGCAACGAAACTTTCTTTGGAAAGAATCAAGGACGGAAAAGACACAATTTCTGTAACTGGAAATGTTTTGCGTGATTACCTGACTGACTTATTCCCTATTCTTGAACTTGGAACTTCAGCCAAAATGCTTTCTATCGTTCCGTTGATGAATGGTGGCGGTTTATTTGAAACCGGAGCCGGAGGTTCTGCACCAAAACACGTAGAACAATTCATCGAAGAAGGCTACCTGCGTTGGGATTCTCTTGGGGAAGTTTTGGCTCTTGGAGCTTCTTTGGAACACTTAGGACAAACCCTGAACAACTCCAAAGCATTGGTTCTTTCTGAAACTTTAGACCAGGCTACAGAGAAATTCCTAGACAATGACAAATCACCAGCGCGAAAAGTAGGACAGATTGACAACAGAGGTTCGCACTTTTACATTGCCTTATACTGGGCGCAAGCTTTAGCAGCTCAGAATAAAGATGCTGAATTGAAGGCAACCTTTACTGAAATAGCTAAAGAACTTACTGATAACGAAGCTAAAATCAATGAAGAATTAATTGGCGCTCAAGGAAAACACCAGGAAATTGGCGGTTATTACAAGCCTGATTTTAATTTGACCGACAAAGCCATGAGACCAAGCGAAACATTAAATAAAGCATTGGCTAAACTGGCTTAA
- a CDS encoding thiamine diphosphokinase, giving the protein MSSHHIVRDDQEPALIIANGASCSSELMGQLLEWSPLVIVLDSAIERVLPLGIKVDVLLGDFDNGLDIEYYKALQFPLEIVYAPDQEKTDLEKAFDYLVEKGHKAVNVIWATGRRADHTITNMTNIVRFQDKLKIVILDDHSKIFQLPKRYEKWYPKGFPISIIPVGTVHGITSTNLDYLLHDETLTMGYRTGSSNHAAQDGIVTIEHKEGDLLLMECFD; this is encoded by the coding sequence ATGTCAAGCCACCATATTGTCCGAGACGACCAGGAACCTGCTTTAATCATTGCCAATGGAGCTTCATGCAGCAGTGAACTAATGGGGCAATTGTTAGAATGGTCACCTTTAGTCATTGTTTTGGATTCTGCCATAGAAAGAGTATTGCCATTAGGCATTAAAGTCGATGTGCTGTTAGGCGATTTTGACAACGGTTTGGATATCGAATATTACAAGGCTCTGCAATTTCCGTTAGAAATCGTGTATGCACCCGACCAGGAAAAAACAGATTTGGAAAAGGCTTTCGACTATTTGGTCGAAAAAGGACACAAAGCCGTAAATGTTATATGGGCTACCGGACGCAGGGCCGACCATACCATCACTAATATGACCAATATTGTACGTTTTCAAGACAAGTTGAAAATCGTTATTCTTGACGACCATTCTAAAATTTTCCAATTGCCAAAACGATACGAAAAATGGTACCCTAAAGGGTTTCCTATTTCAATTATTCCGGTAGGAACTGTTCACGGCATCACGTCAACCAATCTCGACTACCTCCTACACGACGAAACCCTGACCATGGGCTATAGAACCGGAAGCAGTAACCATGCCGCGCAAGATGGCATAGTAACTATTGAGCACAAAGAAGGAGATTTATTATTAATGGAATGTTTTGATTAA
- the uvrB gene encoding excinuclease ABC subunit UvrB — MKFQVVSDYKPTGDQPQAIEKLSKGIKDGERFQTLLGVTGSGKTFTMANVIQEVQRPTLVLAHNKTLAAQLYSEFKQFFPNNAVEYFVSYYDYYQPEAFIPVTGTYIEKDLSINEELEKMRLSTTSSLLSGRRDVLVVSSVSCLYGIGNPVEFQKNVVSLEKNQVISRTKLLHKLVQALYARTEAEFNPGSFRIKGDTVEVFPSYGDEPFRIHFFGDEIEEIEAFDPKTSMVLEKYTNLNIYPANMFVTSPEVLNGAIWEIQQDLVKQVDYFKEIGKHLEAKRLEERTNFDLEMIRELGYCSGIENYSRYLDGRLPGTRPFCLLDYFPKDYLMVVDESHVTVSQVHAMYGGDRSRKENLVEYGFRLPAAMDNRPLKFEEFEAMQNQVIYVSATPADYELEKSEGVYVEQIIRPTGLLDPIIEVRPSLNQIDDLIEEIQQRVELDERVLVTTLTKRMAEELTKYLAKVAIRCRYIHSEVDTLERVEIMQDLRKGLFDVLIGVNLLREGLDLPEVSLVAILDADKEGFLRNTRSLTQTVGRAARNINGKAIMYADKITASMQKTIDQTNYRREKQINYNKEHNLVPKALNKKIDSTLARNSVSTQYFEKQAMKAAEPESQYLTKPEIEKKIREARKAMEKAAKDLDFMQAAKYRDEIKALQEKI; from the coding sequence ATGAAATTTCAAGTCGTATCTGATTACAAACCTACCGGCGACCAGCCACAAGCCATTGAAAAATTAAGCAAGGGTATTAAGGACGGAGAGCGCTTCCAGACGCTATTGGGAGTCACAGGTTCAGGAAAAACGTTTACGATGGCAAACGTTATTCAGGAAGTACAAAGACCCACACTTGTGTTGGCTCATAACAAGACACTTGCAGCCCAGCTCTATTCCGAGTTCAAGCAGTTTTTCCCAAACAATGCAGTAGAATATTTTGTTTCTTACTACGACTATTATCAACCGGAAGCTTTTATTCCTGTAACAGGTACTTATATTGAAAAAGACCTTTCCATTAATGAGGAATTGGAAAAAATGCGATTGAGTACTACCTCTTCCCTGCTTTCCGGACGCAGAGACGTTTTGGTTGTTTCTTCTGTTTCCTGCCTGTATGGTATTGGTAACCCTGTGGAATTCCAAAAAAATGTCGTTTCTTTAGAAAAAAACCAGGTAATTTCCAGAACAAAACTATTGCACAAATTAGTGCAGGCATTGTATGCCCGAACTGAAGCCGAATTCAATCCCGGCTCTTTTCGCATCAAAGGCGATACGGTAGAAGTATTTCCAAGTTATGGAGACGAACCTTTCAGAATACATTTTTTTGGTGATGAAATTGAAGAAATTGAAGCCTTTGACCCAAAAACCTCGATGGTATTGGAAAAATACACCAATCTGAATATTTATCCGGCCAATATGTTTGTGACTTCTCCCGAAGTACTGAACGGCGCTATCTGGGAAATTCAGCAAGATTTGGTAAAACAGGTAGATTATTTCAAAGAAATAGGAAAACATCTTGAAGCAAAACGTTTGGAAGAACGGACCAACTTCGACCTCGAAATGATTCGTGAATTAGGCTATTGTTCCGGTATTGAAAATTATTCGAGATATCTTGACGGCCGACTTCCGGGCACAAGACCTTTCTGTCTTTTGGATTATTTCCCGAAAGACTATCTTATGGTGGTAGACGAAAGCCACGTTACCGTTTCGCAGGTTCACGCCATGTATGGCGGTGACCGCTCCAGAAAAGAAAATCTGGTGGAATACGGCTTCCGACTTCCTGCTGCTATGGACAACCGTCCTCTGAAGTTTGAAGAATTTGAAGCCATGCAGAATCAGGTTATTTACGTATCTGCAACTCCGGCTGATTATGAATTGGAAAAATCAGAAGGTGTTTATGTCGAACAGATTATTCGCCCGACAGGATTACTGGACCCTATAATTGAAGTACGCCCAAGCCTGAACCAGATTGACGACCTTATTGAAGAAATACAACAGCGCGTTGAACTGGACGAAAGGGTTTTGGTGACCACACTTACAAAAAGAATGGCTGAGGAACTCACAAAATACCTTGCCAAAGTAGCCATTCGCTGTCGTTATATTCACTCTGAAGTAGACACACTGGAACGTGTAGAAATCATGCAGGATTTGCGAAAAGGACTTTTTGATGTGTTAATTGGTGTCAACCTGCTAAGGGAAGGATTAGACCTTCCGGAAGTATCACTGGTGGCCATTTTGGATGCCGACAAGGAAGGTTTTTTAAGAAATACACGTTCGCTCACCCAAACCGTAGGAAGAGCAGCAAGAAATATCAACGGAAAAGCCATTATGTATGCCGACAAGATTACAGCCAGTATGCAAAAAACCATTGACCAGACCAATTACAGAAGGGAAAAACAGATTAATTACAATAAAGAACACAATCTGGTACCAAAAGCCCTGAACAAGAAAATCGACAGTACCTTAGCCCGAAACTCCGTTTCCACCCAATATTTTGAAAAGCAGGCCATGAAAGCTGCCGAACCGGAAAGTCAATACCTTACAAAACCAGAAATTGAGAAAAAAATCCGTGAGGCCAGAAAAGCGATGGAAAAAGCAGCAAAAGATTTGGATTTTATGCAGGCGGCGAAATACAGAGATGAAATAAAGGCCTTGCAGGAAAAGATATAA
- the nudK gene encoding GDP-mannose pyrophosphatase NudK: protein MTNPAIKIKSSEILSDNWYILKKIVFDYQKKDGSWETQSREVYDRGNGATILLYNKTQKTVILIRQFRMPTFVNGNEKGMIIEACAGLLEEENPEECIKRETEEETGYSLTQVRKVFQAYMSPGSVTEIIYFFVAEYSKDMKVSEGGGLSTEHENIDVLEIPFEKAMQMIETGEIKDAKTIMLLQYAKINNLLE, encoded by the coding sequence ATGACCAACCCGGCTATAAAAATAAAAAGTTCTGAAATTCTTTCAGACAACTGGTACATCCTCAAAAAGATTGTCTTTGATTACCAAAAAAAAGACGGCAGTTGGGAAACCCAATCCAGAGAAGTCTACGACCGTGGTAATGGCGCTACTATTCTTCTTTACAACAAAACACAAAAAACGGTCATCCTTATCCGCCAGTTCCGTATGCCTACTTTTGTAAACGGTAATGAAAAAGGAATGATCATAGAAGCCTGTGCCGGGCTTCTGGAAGAAGAAAATCCTGAAGAATGCATCAAACGTGAAACCGAAGAAGAAACCGGATACAGCCTGACACAGGTTCGAAAAGTTTTTCAGGCCTATATGTCACCCGGCTCCGTTACAGAAATCATCTACTTCTTTGTAGCCGAGTATTCAAAAGACATGAAAGTAAGCGAAGGTGGCGGGCTTTCTACCGAGCATGAAAATATTGATGTTCTTGAAATTCCTTTTGAAAAAGCCATGCAAATGATTGAAACCGGAGAAATAAAAGATGCCAAAACCATCATGCTTTTGCAATATGCAAAAATCAACAACCTGCTGGAATAG
- the rplS gene encoding 50S ribosomal protein L19, with translation MADLMKFVKDEFVTKKDFPEFGAGDTITVYYEIKEGEKTRTQFFKGVVIQRRGSGTTETFTIRKMSGSVGVERIFPVNMPALQKIEINKTGKVRRARIFYFRELTGKKAKIKDKRR, from the coding sequence ATGGCAGATTTGATGAAATTCGTTAAAGACGAATTTGTAACAAAAAAAGATTTTCCTGAATTCGGAGCTGGTGACACAATCACAGTTTACTACGAAATTAAAGAAGGTGAAAAAACAAGAACTCAGTTCTTCAAAGGAGTTGTAATCCAAAGAAGAGGTTCTGGAACGACTGAAACTTTTACAATCCGTAAAATGTCTGGTTCTGTTGGAGTTGAGCGTATCTTCCCTGTGAATATGCCTGCTTTACAGAAAATTGAAATCAACAAAACCGGTAAAGTTCGTAGAGCAAGAATTTTCTACTTCAGAGAACTTACAGGTAAAAAAGCTAAAATTAAAGACAAGAGAAGATAA